The following are encoded together in the Longimicrobium terrae genome:
- the rsfS gene encoding ribosome silencing factor, producing the protein MTDSTPATTTTPTAPAGPVPHEVERAVELLFDRKALDVVLMDLRNVSTATDFFIVASGTSDTHVSAIADNVVTELKAEGIRPLNVEGERGGRWILIDYFSFVVHVFHPAAREFYQLERLWGDAPATQMQPQGSA; encoded by the coding sequence ATGACAGATTCGACCCCCGCCACGACCACGACCCCCACCGCTCCGGCCGGGCCCGTTCCGCACGAGGTGGAGCGCGCCGTGGAGCTGCTGTTTGACCGCAAGGCGCTGGACGTGGTGCTGATGGACCTGCGCAACGTGTCGACGGCGACGGACTTCTTCATCGTCGCCAGCGGCACCAGCGACACGCACGTAAGCGCCATCGCCGACAACGTGGTGACGGAGCTCAAGGCCGAAGGCATCCGCCCGCTGAACGTGGAGGGCGAGCGCGGCGGCCGGTGGATCCTGATCGACTACTTCAGCTTTGTCGTTCACGTCTTTCACCCCGCGGCGCGCGAGTTCTACCAGCTAGAGCGCCTGTGGGGAGATGCGCCCGCGACGCAGATGCAGCCGCAGGGAAGTGCGTGA